From Haloglomus litoreum, the proteins below share one genomic window:
- a CDS encoding glutathione S-transferase N-terminal domain-containing protein, which translates to MTTPLQRLGGPERLRDGATWLLAFIGAFATVAGLTGRLDTLTEGSLLPVGAIALAVVVVTLGLTVQREFGLDPDEGGRPATADALVLYQAEDCPHCRKVRRLCTRNGISYTCHNPRTAGTMFTDGTVTNRDRHTELEGYGQDQVPLLVDRERGESLYESDDIVAYLEEHYAR; encoded by the coding sequence ATGACGACACCCCTCCAGCGACTCGGCGGGCCGGAGCGCCTCCGCGACGGCGCGACCTGGCTGCTTGCGTTCATCGGCGCGTTCGCGACGGTCGCCGGCCTCACCGGTCGGCTCGACACGCTCACCGAGGGGAGCCTGCTCCCCGTCGGCGCCATCGCGCTGGCCGTGGTGGTGGTCACGCTCGGCCTGACCGTCCAGCGCGAGTTCGGCCTCGACCCCGACGAGGGCGGCCGCCCGGCGACCGCCGACGCGCTCGTCCTCTACCAGGCGGAGGACTGCCCCCACTGCCGGAAGGTCCGACGGCTCTGCACCCGCAACGGCATCAGCTACACCTGCCACAACCCCCGGACCGCGGGGACGATGTTCACCGACGGCACCGTTACGAACCGCGACCGCCACACCGAACTGGAGGGCTACGGCCAGGACCAGGTCCCGCTGCTGGTGGACCGCGAGCGCGGCGAGTCGCTGTACGAGAGTGATGATATTGTGGCGTACCTCGAGGAGCACTACGCCAGATAA
- a CDS encoding RNA methyltransferase: MTRSVLVPSSLVREAEDKRAATRKLGYVARAAAVFRIDRLVVYPDPLGEPDAGWGDGGFVHTVLAYAATAPFLRKEVWGRRSELEYAGVLPPLHLGTRTGSGSTGSGSSRQGIVTEVGPEERVRVNCGLQHPISLPVPPGMEVPREGERVTIRVSSREPVRAKLVDEPQPGFDVERAGLARQLARVDAGVRIAASRFGEPLTVARLDSLRGECEAAGGWTMAFGAPERGLPDILGEDAEAISRAAREGTHSETGTVAVAGHTDTDDGAPTAGAATDNEPRDPRFDLWLNTVPDQGSETVRTEEAMFASLSPLRLPR, translated from the coding sequence ATGACACGCAGCGTGCTCGTGCCGTCGTCACTGGTCCGGGAGGCCGAGGACAAGCGGGCTGCGACCCGCAAGCTCGGCTACGTCGCCCGCGCGGCGGCGGTCTTCCGGATCGACCGGCTGGTCGTCTACCCCGATCCGCTCGGGGAACCGGACGCCGGCTGGGGTGACGGCGGGTTCGTGCACACCGTACTCGCGTACGCCGCCACGGCGCCCTTCCTCCGAAAGGAGGTCTGGGGCAGGCGGAGCGAACTGGAGTACGCGGGCGTGCTGCCGCCGCTCCACCTGGGTACACGGACCGGCTCCGGATCTACCGGTTCGGGGTCGTCAAGACAGGGCATCGTGACCGAGGTCGGACCTGAGGAGCGCGTCCGGGTCAATTGCGGCCTGCAACACCCGATCTCCCTGCCGGTCCCTCCGGGAATGGAGGTACCGCGCGAGGGGGAGCGCGTAACTATCAGGGTTTCCTCACGCGAACCGGTCCGCGCGAAGCTCGTCGACGAACCCCAGCCGGGGTTCGACGTCGAACGCGCGGGCCTCGCTCGGCAGCTCGCCCGGGTCGACGCCGGCGTCCGTATCGCCGCGTCGCGCTTCGGCGAGCCGCTGACCGTCGCCCGGCTCGACTCCCTTCGCGGGGAGTGCGAGGCGGCCGGCGGCTGGACGATGGCGTTCGGCGCCCCCGAACGGGGGCTCCCGGACATCCTCGGCGAGGACGCCGAGGCCATCAGCCGGGCTGCGCGCGAGGGAACTCACAGTGAGACTGGTACCGTGGCCGTGGCCGGCCACACCGACACCGACGACGGCGCACCCACCGCGGGTGCCGCCACCGACAACGAACCGCGCGACCCGCGGTTCGACCTCTGGCTCAACACGGTCCCCGACCAGGGCAGCGAGACGGTGCGAACCGAAGAGGCGATGTTCGCGTCGCTCTCGCCCCTGCGTCTCCCCCGCTAG
- a CDS encoding mandelate racemase/muconate lactonizing enzyme family protein: MQITGIEQTHLDGAVDGMFYPTWIPGYPQSTHELELFEVKTDEGITGYAASPSFAGGLEYGDQLGLFLTGEDPHNVDGILQKLETVNLVGPRPWHLEMALWDIIGKDAGKPVYELLGAEATDIPCYASTGEYKPADERIDYIEARIDEGFEAVKLRVTEVEHIEMVKEIRDHFPDLPLMVDANKGWAVRVMEEETKWSLSDAVEFARGLEEVGNVKWLEEPLPRHDYRAYARLREKVDVPIAGGEFNNDTHHFREFAKHESLDVFQPDAALATGIKQGVEVAAMAQEFGAKFVPHTWTNALGFAANLHTMTAAGSDWCEYPMEPPWTPDVWSFMLEEGFEHENGYIRAPDEPGLGVQLDEDVVAEAKAED; encoded by the coding sequence ATGCAGATCACCGGCATCGAGCAGACGCACCTCGACGGCGCCGTCGACGGGATGTTCTACCCGACGTGGATTCCCGGCTACCCGCAGAGCACGCACGAACTCGAACTGTTCGAGGTGAAGACCGACGAGGGGATCACGGGCTACGCCGCCAGCCCCTCGTTCGCCGGCGGGCTGGAGTACGGCGACCAGCTGGGGCTGTTCCTGACGGGCGAGGACCCGCACAACGTCGACGGCATCCTCCAGAAGCTGGAGACGGTCAATCTGGTGGGGCCGCGCCCGTGGCACCTGGAGATGGCGCTCTGGGACATCATCGGCAAGGACGCCGGCAAGCCCGTCTACGAACTGCTGGGTGCGGAGGCGACGGACATCCCCTGCTACGCCTCGACGGGCGAGTACAAGCCCGCCGACGAGCGCATCGACTACATCGAAGCGCGGATCGACGAGGGGTTCGAGGCCGTCAAGCTCCGTGTGACGGAGGTCGAGCACATCGAGATGGTCAAGGAGATCCGCGACCACTTCCCGGACCTCCCGCTGATGGTGGACGCCAACAAGGGCTGGGCGGTGCGGGTGATGGAGGAGGAGACGAAGTGGTCGCTCTCGGACGCCGTCGAGTTCGCCCGCGGGCTGGAGGAGGTGGGCAACGTGAAGTGGCTGGAGGAGCCGCTCCCGCGCCACGACTACCGGGCGTACGCTCGACTGCGGGAGAAGGTGGACGTGCCCATCGCGGGCGGGGAGTTCAACAACGACACCCACCACTTCCGCGAGTTCGCCAAGCACGAGTCGCTGGACGTGTTCCAGCCCGACGCCGCGCTCGCGACCGGCATCAAGCAGGGCGTCGAGGTCGCGGCGATGGCCCAGGAGTTCGGCGCGAAGTTCGTCCCCCACACCTGGACGAACGCGCTCGGGTTCGCCGCCAATCTGCACACGATGACCGCCGCCGGCTCGGACTGGTGCGAGTACCCCATGGAACCGCCGTGGACGCCGGACGTCTGGTCGTTCATGCTGGAGGAGGGCTTCGAGCACGAGAACGGGTACATCCGGGCGCCGGACGAACCGGGACTGGGGGTGCAGCTGGACGAGGACGTGGTGGCCGAGGCGAAGGCCGAGGACTGA
- the idi gene encoding isopentenyl-diphosphate Delta-isomerase has protein sequence MSSDEIDPGGVTSGADADHENAEQEVIVVDENDTEQGLANRLEAHTGDGIRHRAFTVLVFDREGNVLLAQRAADKRLWDTHWDGTVASHPEEGQSQKDATRQRLEEELGVTPDQYDDLRITDKFEYKRYYLDQGLEWEVCAVLKCTLEDRTLDPDPEEVGGWMWVPYQHFHENQKQYRQLRLCPWFEIAMRRDFQAE, from the coding sequence ATGAGCAGCGACGAGATCGACCCCGGCGGCGTCACCTCGGGCGCCGACGCCGACCACGAGAACGCCGAGCAGGAGGTCATCGTCGTCGACGAGAACGACACCGAACAGGGACTGGCCAACCGACTGGAGGCCCACACCGGCGACGGAATCCGGCATCGGGCGTTCACCGTCCTCGTCTTCGACCGCGAGGGGAACGTGCTGCTGGCCCAGCGCGCCGCCGACAAGCGGCTCTGGGACACCCACTGGGACGGCACCGTCGCCTCGCACCCCGAGGAGGGCCAGAGCCAGAAGGACGCGACCCGCCAGCGCCTCGAGGAGGAACTGGGCGTCACCCCCGACCAGTACGACGACCTCCGCATCACGGACAAGTTCGAGTACAAGCGCTACTACCTCGACCAGGGCCTCGAGTGGGAGGTCTGTGCCGTCCTGAAGTGCACCCTGGAGGACCGTACCCTCGACCCCGACCCCGAGGAGGTCGGTGGCTGGATGTGGGTCCCCTACCAGCATTTCCACGAGAACCAGAAGCAGTACCGACAGCTCCGTCTCTGCCCGTGGTTCGAGATCGCGATGCGGCGCGACTTCCAGGCGGAGTAG
- a CDS encoding tetratricopeptide repeat protein, whose protein sequence is MTDDDQEEATAPEDATPPVPPGQEDEGGGDDEDAPAAGGGSHEFSGGQGFGDPYEEGFDLEPPELKVDAGKVDPVDSRVVADTLDDRQVGADQVDADDLLDVGLSYMRINRHEQAADAFERVARFTDDERLEQEAWVNKGVAHAELEEWDQAIGSHREALRIDGDNDHAASAQTNLAYALYEAGQGEQALEHAEKAVELDPRFAQAWYNRGFFLLERGLAEDALNAFDNALRLGFRNTEILEEKARALDELGQYDRAEEVASEAEELRKQAEQDLVDEHGRGGATGGAPGGAAGGGQAPGGAGGEAPGGPGGGLAEELAEEFASEPSGSEPAEDERDRERLDE, encoded by the coding sequence ATGACCGACGACGACCAGGAGGAGGCGACGGCGCCGGAGGACGCCACGCCGCCCGTCCCCCCGGGCCAGGAGGACGAGGGCGGCGGTGACGACGAGGACGCCCCGGCGGCCGGCGGTGGTAGCCACGAGTTCTCCGGCGGCCAGGGGTTCGGTGACCCGTACGAGGAGGGGTTCGATCTCGAACCGCCGGAGCTGAAGGTGGACGCCGGCAAGGTCGACCCCGTCGACTCCCGGGTCGTGGCCGACACGCTCGACGACCGGCAGGTCGGCGCCGACCAGGTCGACGCCGACGACCTGCTCGACGTGGGCCTCTCGTACATGCGCATCAACCGCCACGAGCAGGCCGCCGACGCGTTCGAGCGTGTCGCCCGTTTCACCGACGACGAGCGCCTCGAACAGGAGGCCTGGGTGAACAAGGGTGTCGCCCACGCCGAACTGGAGGAGTGGGACCAGGCCATCGGCTCGCACCGGGAGGCGCTCCGCATCGACGGCGACAACGACCACGCCGCCAGCGCGCAGACGAACCTGGCGTACGCGCTGTACGAGGCCGGCCAGGGCGAGCAGGCGCTCGAACACGCCGAGAAGGCCGTCGAACTCGACCCGCGCTTCGCCCAGGCGTGGTACAATCGCGGGTTCTTCCTGCTGGAGCGGGGCCTCGCCGAGGACGCGCTCAACGCGTTCGACAACGCGCTCCGGCTGGGCTTCCGGAACACGGAGATCCTGGAGGAGAAGGCCCGCGCGCTCGACGAACTCGGCCAGTACGACCGTGCCGAGGAGGTCGCCTCCGAGGCCGAGGAACTGCGCAAGCAGGCCGAGCAGGACCTCGTCGACGAGCACGGCCGCGGCGGTGCGACGGGCGGTGCTCCTGGCGGGGCGGCCGGTGGCGGGCAGGCCCCGGGCGGCGCCGGTGGTGAGGCTCCCGGCGGCCCCGGCGGCGGGCTGGCCGAGGAACTCGCAGAGGAGTTCGCGAGCGAGCCGAGCGGGAGTGAACCGGCCGAGGACGAGCGCGACCGCGAGCGCCTGGACGAATGA
- a CDS encoding DUF424 domain-containing protein, whose protein sequence is MTLLLNERETPEGTIVAVCDEATLGESYANGRVSLTVTEEFYGGEVADDETVLAALARASTANLVGEQAVETAIEGGFVDPENVLDLDGTVHAQYVRF, encoded by the coding sequence ATGACGCTCCTCCTGAACGAGCGGGAGACGCCGGAGGGAACCATCGTGGCGGTCTGTGACGAGGCGACGCTGGGCGAGTCGTACGCGAACGGCCGCGTGTCGCTCACCGTGACCGAGGAGTTCTACGGCGGCGAGGTCGCCGACGACGAGACGGTGCTGGCGGCGCTGGCCCGCGCCTCGACGGCGAACCTCGTCGGGGAGCAGGCCGTCGAGACGGCCATCGAGGGCGGCTTCGTCGATCCGGAGAACGTCCTCGACCTCGACGGCACCGTCCACGCACAGTACGTCCGGTTCTGA
- a CDS encoding NTP transferase domain-containing protein, with protein sequence MNALLMCGGRGTRLDSATEKPLHEVGRRPMLDRVRTALRRAERVSRVHLVTAPGAPRTARHAAETADPHETVIDAAGEGYVADLGRALDDPRVSTPALTVAADLPLLAADAVDDICNHYAALDPEPTATPSLTVCVPTALKDALGVSADTTRAHGGRELAPTGVNVVGRVADDEGGGDDPPSGDPDAGESDTTPEYDERLYVTHDARLAVNVNRLADAAVAERLGAEGR encoded by the coding sequence ATGAACGCGCTCCTCATGTGCGGCGGCCGCGGGACGCGCCTCGACAGCGCGACCGAGAAACCACTCCACGAGGTCGGCCGCCGGCCGATGCTCGACCGGGTCCGGACGGCCCTGCGGCGTGCCGAGCGCGTCTCGAGGGTCCACCTCGTCACCGCACCCGGGGCGCCCCGGACGGCCCGCCACGCCGCAGAGACCGCCGACCCACACGAGACGGTCATCGACGCGGCGGGCGAGGGGTACGTCGCCGACCTCGGCCGCGCACTCGACGACCCCCGTGTCTCGACGCCCGCCCTGACCGTCGCCGCCGACCTCCCGCTGCTGGCCGCCGACGCCGTCGACGACATCTGCAACCACTACGCCGCACTCGACCCGGAACCGACCGCCACCCCGTCGCTCACCGTCTGTGTGCCGACGGCGCTGAAGGACGCGCTCGGCGTCTCGGCCGACACCACCCGGGCACACGGCGGCCGGGAACTGGCGCCGACCGGCGTGAACGTCGTCGGGAGGGTCGCCGACGACGAGGGCGGGGGCGACGACCCCCCCAGCGGTGACCCGGACGCCGGCGAAAGCGACACGACCCCCGAGTACGACGAGCGACTGTACGTGACCCACGACGCCCGGCTGGCGGTGAACGTGAACCGGCTCGCGGACGCGGCGGTCGCCGAGCGACTCGGGGCGGAGGGTCGCTGA
- a CDS encoding histidine kinase N-terminal 7TM domain-containing protein → MVDSTAASVSLLYAVATALPALLLGYALRTRRDSPTARAFAATMGGLICWSGAYLLRLFVDGTAQFALTVAAFVGVAGVPVALLTFTLRYTDRERYVTANTVALLSVLPATTVLVLATNPLHGLFYRSMGAAAVGSLSTITAEAGPWFWVHTAYSYGLLAVASALLVAFGVSRRRLYRAQAAGLILGVFVAWATNAAFLVGLTPFPDIDLTPVGLAAGVTCLGVAVFRARLVDVTPIARNAVVEALDDGVVVIEGGRIVDANPAARAILRVEAPVGEAAAAALPGPVVDAARRGVQTADGGEGVVDIVQDGKRRWYRVRAIPLDRGGVAGSDRAQVPLSTAIDAGREGPPATVLLLTDVTARRHHLRRLRKQNEQLEEFAAAAAHDLRNPLNVIDGYTELARESGDPAHFDRIEQASDRMSRLVEDLLALGRRGRLVESTSAVSLPEVAERAWQSIESQDATLAVSASDTVPADADRLVQLLENLFANAVQQDPGVTVTVGRMPDGFYVADDGPGIPQDEREQVFDYGYTTRETGSGFGLSIVETVADAHGWEVQVTESEDGGARFEITGVTGFDDVPEPVSAD, encoded by the coding sequence ATGGTCGATTCGACAGCGGCGAGTGTCTCGCTGCTGTACGCCGTGGCGACGGCCCTCCCAGCGCTGTTGCTGGGGTATGCCCTCCGTACCCGGCGGGATTCGCCGACAGCCCGGGCGTTCGCGGCGACGATGGGGGGACTCATCTGCTGGTCGGGTGCCTACCTGCTTCGGCTGTTCGTCGACGGCACCGCCCAGTTCGCCCTGACCGTCGCCGCCTTCGTCGGCGTCGCCGGCGTCCCGGTCGCCCTCCTGACCTTCACCCTCCGCTACACCGACCGCGAGCGCTACGTCACCGCGAACACGGTGGCGCTCCTGTCGGTCCTCCCGGCGACGACCGTGCTGGTGCTGGCCACGAACCCGCTCCACGGACTGTTCTACCGCTCGATGGGCGCCGCCGCCGTGGGGTCGCTGTCGACGATCACGGCCGAGGCCGGGCCGTGGTTCTGGGTCCACACGGCCTACAGCTACGGCCTGCTCGCGGTCGCGTCGGCGCTCCTGGTGGCGTTCGGGGTGAGCCGACGACGGCTGTACCGGGCGCAGGCGGCCGGCCTCATCCTGGGGGTGTTCGTGGCGTGGGCGACGAACGCCGCGTTCCTGGTCGGGCTCACCCCGTTCCCCGACATCGACCTCACGCCGGTCGGGCTGGCTGCGGGCGTGACCTGCCTCGGCGTCGCGGTGTTCCGGGCCCGCCTCGTCGACGTGACCCCCATCGCCCGGAACGCGGTGGTCGAGGCGCTCGACGACGGGGTCGTCGTCATCGAGGGCGGACGGATCGTGGACGCGAACCCCGCTGCCCGTGCCATCCTCCGGGTGGAGGCGCCCGTCGGCGAGGCGGCCGCCGCCGCGCTCCCGGGGCCCGTGGTGGATGCCGCACGGCGTGGCGTCCAGACCGCGGACGGCGGCGAGGGCGTCGTCGACATCGTCCAGGACGGGAAGCGCCGGTGGTACCGCGTCCGGGCCATCCCGCTCGACCGCGGGGGCGTCGCCGGGAGCGACCGGGCGCAGGTGCCGCTGTCGACCGCCATCGACGCCGGTCGCGAGGGGCCCCCCGCGACGGTCCTGCTGCTGACGGACGTGACCGCCCGCCGACACCACCTCCGCCGGCTCCGCAAGCAGAACGAACAGCTGGAGGAGTTCGCCGCCGCCGCCGCACACGACCTCCGGAACCCGCTGAACGTCATCGACGGCTACACCGAGCTGGCCCGCGAGTCCGGCGACCCCGCCCACTTCGACCGCATCGAGCAGGCATCCGACCGGATGAGTCGGCTCGTCGAGGACCTGCTCGCGCTCGGTCGCCGGGGGCGGCTGGTCGAGTCGACGAGCGCGGTGTCGCTCCCGGAGGTCGCCGAGCGGGCCTGGCAGAGCATCGAGTCCCAGGACGCCACGCTGGCGGTCAGTGCGAGTGACACCGTTCCGGCGGACGCGGACCGGCTGGTGCAGCTGCTGGAGAACCTCTTCGCCAACGCGGTCCAGCAGGACCCGGGGGTGACCGTGACGGTGGGTCGGATGCCGGACGGGTTCTACGTCGCCGACGACGGCCCCGGCATCCCCCAGGACGAGCGCGAGCAGGTGTTCGATTACGGCTACACCACCCGGGAGACGGGGAGCGGCTTCGGGCTGTCCATCGTCGAGACGGTCGCCGACGCCCACGGCTGGGAGGTCCAGGTCACCGAGAGCGAGGACGGTGGTGCCCGCTTCGAGATCACCGGCGTCACCGGGTTCGACGACGTCCCGGAGCCGGTCAGTGCGGACTGA
- a CDS encoding 50S ribosomal protein L3, with protein MPQPSRPRKGSLGYSPRSRTDSEVPRISTWPDDGDQAAIQGFAGYKAGMTHVVMINDEPDSPREGMEETVPVTVVETPPVRAAALRAYESTPYGQRPITEVWADAENRHDDLSRAVSAPDEMDDSDLQTALDEGRVDDVRLITHTVPGELPSVPKTTPDVMETRVGGPSVDDRVEFAMDLLEEGGAHDVTDVFRAGEYADIAGVTKGKGTQGPVKRWGVQKRKGKHARQGWRRRIGNLGPWNPSRVRSTVPQQGQMGYSQRTELNKRLLALDEGEMAPDGGFVNYGEVDGPYALVKGSVPGPDKRLLRLRPAVRATKQPPLDPEVRYVSTESNQG; from the coding sequence ATGCCACAACCGAGCAGACCACGCAAGGGCTCGCTGGGCTACAGCCCCCGGTCGCGGACGGACAGCGAGGTGCCCCGCATCTCGACCTGGCCGGACGACGGCGACCAGGCTGCCATCCAGGGGTTCGCCGGCTACAAGGCCGGCATGACGCACGTCGTCATGATCAACGACGAACCCGACTCCCCCCGCGAGGGGATGGAGGAGACCGTCCCCGTGACGGTCGTGGAGACGCCGCCCGTCCGGGCGGCGGCCCTGCGAGCCTACGAGTCGACGCCGTACGGACAGCGACCGATCACCGAGGTATGGGCCGACGCCGAGAACCGTCACGACGACCTCTCGCGTGCGGTCTCCGCCCCGGACGAGATGGACGATTCGGACCTCCAGACGGCCCTCGACGAGGGCCGCGTGGACGACGTGCGCCTCATCACGCACACTGTCCCCGGCGAGCTCCCGAGCGTCCCGAAGACGACGCCCGACGTCATGGAGACGCGGGTCGGCGGCCCCTCGGTCGACGACCGCGTCGAGTTCGCCATGGACCTCCTCGAGGAGGGTGGCGCACACGACGTGACCGACGTCTTCCGCGCCGGCGAGTACGCCGACATCGCGGGCGTCACGAAGGGCAAGGGCACCCAGGGCCCGGTCAAGCGCTGGGGCGTCCAGAAGCGGAAGGGCAAGCACGCACGCCAGGGGTGGCGCCGACGCATCGGCAACCTCGGCCCGTGGAACCCCTCCCGCGTCCGCTCGACGGTCCCGCAGCAGGGCCAGATGGGCTACTCCCAGCGGACGGAACTGAACAAGCGACTCCTCGCGCTGGACGAGGGCGAGATGGCGCCGGACGGCGGCTTCGTCAACTACGGCGAGGTCGACGGCCCGTACGCGCTGGTCAAGGGCTCCGTTCCGGGCCCGGACAAGCGCCTCCTGCGTCTCCGCCCCGCGGTCCGCGCGACGAAGCAGCCGCCCCTCGACCCCGAGGTGCGGTACGTCTCCACGGAATCCAACCAGGGATAG
- a CDS encoding DUF7504 family protein, translating to MLHEAVDTGGVGRGEIGSEETELRRLGAQGCLALFVGEESPAHATASSRLHARTPEEDHHLFVSPARTLPSVKHHVDAVPKGAGVRVIRTSRGPDHDGRFDGIPTRAAVDQVNGSLRALGAAVSDAMEIVAARDEGRPVVCLRDVTSLTDDRFELERFLLELRVAALETNAVVHAHLPVAPDHEWLDGLLDLADAACYVEDGLPPTGEWDLHQEGPESAAPGAASESV from the coding sequence ATGCTACACGAAGCTGTGGACACCGGCGGTGTGGGCCGCGGGGAGATCGGCTCCGAGGAGACCGAGCTGCGGCGACTCGGCGCACAGGGCTGTCTCGCGCTGTTCGTCGGCGAGGAGTCGCCGGCGCACGCGACCGCGAGTTCACGACTGCACGCACGGACTCCCGAGGAGGACCACCACCTCTTCGTGAGTCCCGCACGGACGCTGCCGTCCGTGAAACACCACGTCGACGCCGTCCCGAAGGGCGCCGGGGTCCGGGTCATCCGGACCTCGCGTGGCCCGGACCACGACGGCCGGTTCGACGGCATCCCGACCCGGGCCGCCGTCGATCAGGTCAACGGCTCGCTCCGCGCGCTCGGCGCCGCCGTCTCCGACGCGATGGAGATCGTCGCGGCCCGCGACGAGGGGCGACCCGTCGTCTGCCTGCGCGACGTGACCTCGCTGACCGACGACCGGTTCGAGCTGGAGCGGTTCCTGCTCGAACTCCGTGTCGCTGCCCTCGAGACGAACGCGGTCGTCCACGCCCACCTCCCGGTCGCACCGGACCACGAGTGGCTGGACGGGCTACTCGACCTGGCCGACGCGGCCTGCTACGTCGAGGACGGCCTGCCGCCGACGGGCGAGTGGGACCTCCACCAGGAGGGCCCCGAGTCGGCCGCCCCCGGCGCCGCGAGCGAGTCGGTCTGA
- a CDS encoding adenosylcobinamide amidohydrolase yields the protein MSEGGPDGGTSAGAGVTATVRADVCRVGAPAEWHWLVTGGRGGTRRARAAYNLTVPEGFGRTDLDAYARGRRREAGFEDDGPTLLTGVSMAHARLAVRGPVTVLATGGLSNPATLPLVGGDSSSLADEAGADDDPPVGTVNLVVATDRALAEGTLAELLATAVEAKTATLLATTGFTGTTSDAVAVGCDPGGDPAEFAGSATAVGAATRACVRDALLASLDARYDGRAGELPDSVAVAEYGVVTDETARVFEPDRAE from the coding sequence ATGTCTGAGGGGGGACCCGACGGCGGCACGAGCGCGGGCGCCGGCGTGACGGCGACGGTCCGCGCCGACGTGTGCCGGGTCGGCGCGCCCGCCGAGTGGCACTGGCTCGTCACCGGGGGCCGTGGCGGCACGCGTCGTGCCCGCGCAGCGTACAACCTCACCGTTCCGGAGGGGTTCGGCCGTACCGACCTCGACGCCTACGCACGGGGCCGCCGCCGGGAGGCGGGCTTCGAGGACGACGGCCCGACGCTGCTGACGGGTGTCTCGATGGCCCACGCCCGCCTCGCAGTCCGGGGCCCGGTGACGGTGCTCGCGACCGGCGGGCTGTCGAACCCCGCGACGCTCCCGCTGGTCGGTGGCGACTCGTCGTCCCTCGCCGACGAGGCCGGTGCCGACGACGACCCGCCGGTCGGCACGGTCAACCTCGTCGTCGCGACCGACCGGGCGCTCGCCGAGGGGACGCTCGCGGAGCTGCTGGCGACCGCGGTGGAGGCCAAGACCGCGACGCTGCTGGCGACGACGGGGTTCACTGGTACGACCTCGGACGCCGTCGCCGTCGGATGCGACCCGGGCGGCGACCCGGCCGAGTTCGCCGGCAGCGCGACGGCCGTCGGCGCGGCGACCCGGGCCTGCGTCAGGGACGCGCTCCTGGCGAGTCTCGATGCGCGCTACGACGGCCGAGCCGGCGAGCTTCCGGATTCGGTCGCAGTGGCCGAGTACGGCGTCGTCACGGACGAGACAGCACGGGTGTTCGAGCCGGACCGGGCGGAGTGA
- a CDS encoding threonine-phosphate decarboxylase translates to MDPQSVDRTERVPHGSSDDPAVLDFSANINPRTPPGTRAVYEDALDAARSYPPRGYPDYRRAAAAYAGCEPDRVVPTAGGLQAIRLTVATHVEPGDSVLVPAPSFGEYAREIRLQGGDPEFVAHDGLVDADPSPHAMAVVCVPNNPTGDAPTPDALRAFARRCREADTLLLADEAFLGFTDRDSLAGREGVVAARSLTKLFGLPGLRAGFAVARGRALDRLRTAVPAWALGTPAAAVGAHAMRADEFVAETRDRVAAERDRMRDRLADRFDVHDSEAPFLLCRLRDADPDGSVDALAARLEAGGIAVRDATTFRGLDRHIRVAVRLPDENDRLLEALDV, encoded by the coding sequence ATGGACCCACAAAGCGTCGACCGGACCGAGCGCGTCCCGCACGGCTCCAGCGACGACCCCGCGGTGCTGGACTTCAGCGCCAACATCAATCCGCGCACGCCGCCCGGGACGCGCGCGGTGTACGAGGACGCGCTCGACGCCGCGCGCTCGTACCCCCCTCGAGGGTATCCGGACTACCGCCGCGCGGCCGCGGCGTACGCCGGCTGCGAGCCGGACCGCGTGGTTCCGACCGCCGGGGGCCTGCAGGCCATCCGCCTGACGGTCGCCACCCACGTCGAACCCGGCGACAGCGTGCTCGTCCCGGCGCCCAGCTTCGGCGAGTACGCCCGCGAAATCCGGCTGCAGGGCGGTGACCCGGAGTTCGTCGCCCACGACGGACTCGTCGACGCCGACCCGTCCCCGCACGCGATGGCCGTCGTCTGCGTGCCGAACAACCCGACCGGCGACGCCCCCACGCCCGACGCGCTCCGGGCGTTCGCCCGTCGCTGTCGCGAGGCCGACACGCTCCTGCTTGCCGACGAGGCCTTCCTCGGGTTCACCGACCGCGACTCGCTCGCCGGGCGCGAGGGCGTCGTCGCGGCGCGCTCGCTCACGAAGCTGTTCGGCCTGCCGGGACTCCGCGCTGGCTTCGCGGTCGCCCGGGGGCGGGCGCTCGACCGCCTGCGGACGGCCGTGCCCGCGTGGGCGCTCGGGACGCCCGCGGCCGCCGTGGGCGCCCACGCCATGCGCGCGGACGAGTTCGTAGCGGAGACACGCGACCGCGTCGCCGCCGAACGCGACCGGATGCGCGACCGCCTCGCCGACCGCTTCGACGTCCACGACTCCGAGGCGCCCTTCCTGCTCTGCCGGCTGCGCGACGCCGATCCGGATGGGAGCGTCGACGCGCTCGCCGCGCGACTCGAAGCCGGGGGCATCGCCGTCCGGGACGCCACCACCTTCCGCGGGCTGGACCGGCACATCAGGGTCGCGGTCCGCCTGCCCGACGAGAACGACCGACTGCTGGAGGCGCTCGATGTCTGA